A genomic window from Silene latifolia isolate original U9 population chromosome Y, ASM4854445v1, whole genome shotgun sequence includes:
- the LOC141631302 gene encoding protein FAR1-RELATED SEQUENCE 5-like — translation MKFCPFTGVDHHKKSVTFAASLLGRENDKNFNWVFQKFLDCMGGKEPNCLFNDQCPTMKIAVPAIFKTAAHRYCIWHIMQKLPEKVGTTVTKETDFVSRMNCIVWDSDLEPFDFEEKWSALIKEFHLEDNGWLTYMFNKRQRWIPAYYRDIPLGCLFRTTQRSESMNSFFKRFENPRGTLVEFWLRFQSAMDQQRYTQKSLDIDNDLSLPVTKTMFHLEIHASNVYTHALFYEFQKQCVASLHSCSVGDYLRDSSTRFLDVEDAILRTTYTVAFNPTTFDAKCSCKMFERKGYICKHIIWILSGKGVRKIPEQYLLSRWTKNTKKMPLYDVHGQLIGDFDSSYMSKLQISNVWSEFYSTLSLIKSLTENHVTELTDLLKAFRQKFKPNPETMTKQQELEMLLGVKCSDEVHILRPVKSKNKGRGKRLTSKKQMCIEKAQKPKRFCNNCKQMAHHDKRNCPNPAAETSEHSVDDNESDVSDFANYIHYDLFLTYII, via the coding sequence ATGAAATTCTGTCCTTTTACTGGTGTTGATCACCACAAGAAGTCGGTCACCTTTGCTGCTTCACTTCTGGGTAGGGAGAACGACAAGAATTTCAATTGGGTTTTTCAGAAATTCTTAGATTGTATGGGTGGAAAGGAACCCAATTGTTTATTTAACGACCAATGCCCGACAATGAAAATTGCAGTGCCTGCTATTTTTAAGACTGCTGCCCACCGTTATTGCATATGGCACATCATGCAGaaattacctgaaaaggtagGCACGACAGTGACCAAAGAGACAGATTTTGTAAGCCGTATGAATTGTATTGTCTGGGATTCTGACCTAGAGCCTTTTGACTTTGAAGAAAAGTGGTCTGCATTGATCAAGGAGTTTCATCTTGAAGATAATGGATGGTTGACATATATGTTTAACAAGAGGCAACGTTGGATTCCGGCTTATTATCGTGATATTCCTCTTGGTTGTCTTTTCAGAACAACCCAACGTTCTGAGAGCATGAACAGCTTCTTCAAGCGGTTCGAGAATCCTCGCGGCACACTTGTGGAATTTTGGTTACGCTTCCAGAGTGCTATGGATCAGCAAAGATACACCCAAAAGTCCCTTGATATAGACAATGATCTCTCTCTACCTGTAACCAAAACCATGTTTCATCTTGAGATTCATGCATCCAATGTGTACACACACGCACTCTTTTACGAATTCCAAAAGCAGTGTGTCGCTTCTTTGCATTCATGTAGCGTTGGAGATTATTTAAGGGATTCCAGTACAAGGTTTCTTGATGTTGAAGATGCAATATTGCGTACTACGTACACTGTAGCATTTAATCCCACAACTTTtgatgcaaaatgttcatgtaaGATGTTTGAGAGGAAGGGATACATCTGCAAACACATTATTTGGATTTTATCAGGTAAAGGGGTGAGGAAGATACCTGAACAGTATCTTTTGAGTAGATGGACAAAGAACACCAAAAAGATGCCTCTTTATGATGTGCACGGGCAGTTGATTGGTGATTTTGATTCCTCATATATGAGTAAGCTGCAGATTTCAAATGTTTGGTCAGAGTTCTACTCAACGCTGTCTCTGATAAAATCTCTGACTGAAAATCACGTAACTGAACTGACTGATTTACTTAAGGCATTTAGACAGAAATTCAAGCCCAACCCTGAAACAATGACAAAACAACAAGAGTTAGAGATGCTTCTTGGGGTTAAGTGTTCAGATGAGGTCCATATATTACGACCAgttaaatccaaaaacaagggtAGAGGCAAGAGGTTGACCTCTAAGAAACAAATGTGCATTGAAAAGGCACAAAAGCCGAAAAGGTTTTGCAATAattgtaaacaaatggcacatcATGATAAGCGCAACTGCCCTAATCCAGCTGCTGAGACATCTGAGCACTCGGTCGATGATAATGAATCTGATGTAAGTGACTTTGCTAACTACATTCATTATGATTTATTTCTTACTTACattatttaa